Proteins encoded in a region of the Teredinibacter purpureus genome:
- a CDS encoding 5-formyltetrahydrofolate cyclo-ligase yields the protein MNRSVQRHQLRRLRKTLTPSEQRSAAYALCRNIARLPDYQRATRIALYFANDGEISPHFIAAMALRQHKHVYYPVLTRQKMIFRPYRQGAKLTPNRFGIPEPLPLNKPIATRQLDLVLLPLVGFDNRGNRMGMGGGFYDRTFAYKRRHPFLPPVLIGLAHRCQERPQLEIEHWDIPMDFIVTDQCIIRSRTHNKGANNSSQAQRTGLKRETK from the coding sequence ATGAATAGGTCTGTCCAACGCCACCAATTGAGGCGTCTACGCAAGACATTAACGCCTTCTGAGCAACGCTCTGCGGCTTATGCCCTGTGTAGAAATATAGCCCGCTTGCCAGACTATCAGCGCGCAACTCGTATCGCCCTTTATTTTGCTAACGATGGCGAGATATCGCCTCACTTTATTGCCGCCATGGCGCTACGACAGCACAAGCACGTTTACTACCCTGTACTCACGCGACAGAAAATGATTTTTCGGCCCTACCGTCAAGGCGCCAAATTAACCCCCAACCGTTTTGGTATTCCTGAGCCGCTACCGCTAAATAAGCCTATAGCGACACGCCAGTTGGATCTGGTGCTGTTACCGTTAGTGGGTTTCGATAATAGGGGGAATCGCATGGGCATGGGCGGCGGCTTCTACGATAGAACCTTTGCCTATAAGCGGCGGCATCCGTTCTTGCCACCCGTATTAATCGGGCTCGCGCATCGGTGTCAAGAGCGCCCACAACTGGAGATAGAGCATTGGGATATACCAATGGATTTTATCGTAACGGACCAATGTATTATTCGGTCTCGTACGCACAATAAAGGTGCAAACAACAGCTCTCAAGCCCAACGGACCGGGTTGAAGCGAGAAACAAAATAA
- a CDS encoding FeoA family protein, which translates to MNINNDSQIRIIITYSQQPALESHQPMSITLNELAIGTKATIHSLLGHNPSLHRQCGALGLKPGVLVQVLHRHQRTGPMQIKCRGTLFSIRSDEAAFISVSIQS; encoded by the coding sequence ATGAATATCAATAACGATTCCCAAATAAGAATTATTATTACTTACAGTCAACAACCCGCTCTTGAGTCACATCAGCCTATGTCAATCACGCTAAACGAACTCGCCATTGGCACCAAGGCAACCATCCACTCGCTGTTAGGGCATAACCCATCCCTACATCGCCAATGTGGTGCGCTGGGACTAAAACCTGGCGTTCTTGTTCAGGTGCTACACCGGCATCAAAGAACTGGCCCCATGCAAATTAAATGTCGCGGCACGCTTTTCTCTATTCGCTCGGACGAGGCAGCATTCATTTCCGTATCGATTCAGTCTTAG